A region from the Clostridia bacterium genome encodes:
- the rseP gene encoding RIP metalloprotease RseP, whose translation MSSFLTVIYALLLFSVIIFVHEFGHFIFAKIFGVYVHEFAIGMGPAIFKKKKGETLYSVRLVPMGGYCKMEGEDGQSDNSRAFSNKSKTKRLIILSAGAVMNLLLGFIVVLILNFGFSSNFYVSTSVANVLENTPAYTAGLRAGDKIERLNGKKVNIRSEFMVYNNKEDMEITVKRGRETLTFNVTPKSYLLDESGNIIKESSEEGSHKLIGIEFSKEEKTLLSVIKYSYFESLFIGKTIFISLGQLITGEVSPDNLSGPVGIVKEINTAANTGFDYLLYLMALITINLGIFNLLPLPALDGGRILFILIEAVIGKPVSLKYEGIIHAIGFMLLILLMLYATWNDILRIFTK comes from the coding sequence GTGAGTTCTTTTTTAACTGTTATTTATGCCTTATTGCTGTTTTCTGTAATAATATTTGTTCATGAATTCGGCCATTTTATATTTGCAAAAATTTTCGGAGTATATGTTCATGAGTTTGCAATAGGTATGGGCCCTGCAATTTTTAAAAAGAAAAAGGGCGAAACCCTTTATTCCGTTCGTTTAGTTCCTATGGGTGGATATTGCAAAATGGAGGGGGAAGACGGGCAGAGTGATAACTCCCGTGCTTTTTCAAATAAATCAAAAACCAAAAGGCTCATTATTTTATCAGCAGGGGCTGTAATGAATCTTCTTTTGGGCTTTATAGTTGTTCTTATTCTTAACTTTGGGTTTAGTTCTAACTTTTATGTGTCAACTTCGGTTGCAAACGTTTTGGAAAACACTCCTGCATATACTGCAGGGTTAAGAGCAGGGGATAAAATAGAAAGACTTAACGGAAAAAAGGTAAATATCCGCTCAGAATTTATGGTTTATAATAATAAAGAGGATATGGAAATTACCGTTAAAAGAGGCAGAGAAACATTAACCTTTAATGTTACCCCTAAATCTTACCTTTTAGATGAATCGGGTAATATTATAAAAGAAAGCAGTGAAGAAGGCTCGCATAAACTTATAGGCATAGAGTTTTCAAAGGAAGAAAAAACCTTACTTAGTGTAATTAAATATTCATATTTTGAATCGTTATTTATAGGTAAAACAATTTTTATTTCCCTTGGTCAGTTAATAACAGGAGAGGTATCCCCTGATAATCTTTCAGGGCCTGTGGGAATAGTTAAAGAGATAAACACAGCAGCAAACACAGGGTTTGATTATCTTCTTTATCTTATGGCGCTTATAACCATAAACCTTGGTATATTTAATTTACTTCCGCTTCCCGCACTTGACGGAGGAAGAATTTTATTTATTTTAATTGAAGCGGTAATAGGAAAACCTGTATCTTTAAAATATGAAGGCATTATCCACGCAATAGGGTTTATGCTTTTAATTCTTCTTATGCTTTATGCTACCTGGAATGATATTTTGAGAATATTTACAAAATAG